In Lentilitoribacter sp. Alg239-R112, the following proteins share a genomic window:
- the ykgO gene encoding type B 50S ribosomal protein L36 has protein sequence MKIKNSLKSLKGRHRANRLVRRKGRVYIINKENPRFKARQG, from the coding sequence ATGAAAATTAAAAATTCTCTTAAGTCACTTAAAGGTCGTCACCGCGCAAACCGTTTGGTTCGTCGTAAAGGCCGTGTGTACATCATCAATAAAGAAAACCCACGTTTTAAAGCCCGCCAAGGCTAA
- a CDS encoding tetratricopeptide repeat protein — translation MIYWREACIASIMLIICSVGASAQFVPVEGKDGEGSPAETPKLKMLKTIRSAPFTGPPSITEKTDSALDEEKSADDDKTQIGEDAWLAFSAFQRGQYITAMELALPRAQLGDPAAQTLIAELFAEGFGVGRSMDDAVFWYDQAAKNGDASAQYKLALLLTNGKYAEKDEKRARELMQKSAEGGNPKAQFNYAQLLVSERPGPKGIEDALPFFESAAARGIPDAQYALSQIYVNEIDVSEQKRALARRHLISAARAGYDTARLDLAIWLIDGVGGDRDFEAGFEWMRLAALKGNVIAQNRLAHLYIQAIGTVGNPIEAGRWYIVSRRAGLEDPSLEDFYQGLTADEQKRSLEAANLMRF, via the coding sequence ATGATATACTGGCGAGAAGCGTGTATTGCATCGATTATGCTGATAATCTGCTCTGTTGGTGCTTCGGCTCAATTTGTACCTGTTGAAGGCAAAGATGGGGAAGGTTCACCCGCCGAGACACCAAAGCTGAAAATGCTGAAAACAATACGTTCGGCTCCTTTTACCGGTCCGCCTTCAATTACCGAAAAAACAGATTCTGCTCTCGATGAAGAAAAAAGTGCGGATGATGATAAGACGCAGATCGGTGAAGACGCCTGGCTCGCATTTAGCGCTTTTCAACGTGGGCAATATATAACTGCGATGGAACTTGCATTGCCGCGTGCGCAACTGGGCGACCCTGCTGCGCAAACATTGATCGCTGAGTTGTTTGCTGAAGGGTTTGGTGTTGGCCGCAGTATGGATGATGCTGTTTTTTGGTATGATCAAGCCGCAAAAAATGGAGATGCATCCGCGCAGTATAAGTTGGCATTGCTTCTGACTAACGGAAAGTATGCCGAAAAAGACGAGAAGCGTGCGCGCGAGTTGATGCAAAAATCGGCGGAAGGTGGCAACCCCAAGGCCCAATTTAACTATGCGCAATTACTTGTTTCTGAGCGACCTGGCCCTAAAGGTATAGAGGATGCTTTGCCATTTTTTGAAAGTGCTGCAGCGAGGGGTATTCCAGATGCGCAATATGCCTTGTCGCAGATATATGTAAATGAGATTGATGTTTCTGAGCAAAAAAGAGCACTTGCACGTCGGCATCTTATTTCAGCTGCTCGTGCTGGTTATGACACGGCACGTCTTGATTTGGCTATTTGGTTGATAGATGGTGTTGGTGGAGATCGTGATTTTGAAGCGGGTTTTGAATGGATGCGTCTTGCTGCGCTTAAAGGTAATGTGATTGCACAAAACCGCTTAGCTCATCTTTATATCCAAGCTATAGGCACGGTGGGTAATCCGATCGAGGCGGGACGATGGTATATCGTGTCGCGCAGGGCTGGTTTGGAAGATCCGAGTTTGGAAGATTTTTATCAGGGTCTGACCGCAGATGAGCAAAAGCGCTCTCTTGAAGCCGCAAATCTGATGCGATTTTAA
- a CDS encoding DUF1244 domain-containing protein, with amino-acid sequence MDNQTQLEAAAFRRLVAHLQNRTDVQNIDLMNLSGFCRNCLSRWYHEEATELGLDVDKEQSREIIYGMPYAEWKEKYQTDASIEQQKSFEENKPTDH; translated from the coding sequence ATGGATAACCAAACACAATTAGAGGCCGCTGCTTTTCGCCGACTGGTTGCTCATCTTCAAAACCGTACTGACGTCCAAAACATCGATCTCATGAATCTGTCAGGATTTTGCAGAAACTGCCTCTCTCGTTGGTATCATGAAGAAGCAACCGAATTAGGACTTGATGTAGATAAAGAACAATCTCGTGAAATCATCTACGGAATGCCTTATGCGGAATGGAAAGAAAAGTATCAAACAGACGCAAGCATAGAACAGCAAAAGTCTTTTGAGGAAAACAAACCAACAGACCATTAA
- a CDS encoding metalloregulator ArsR/SmtB family transcription factor, whose amino-acid sequence MQKVDPFYALADPNRRYLLEALKKGPQTVNILAQGLPVSRPAVSQHLKALLDCGFVNVTNQGTRRYYSISQDGFGKLSAWLDQFRVEPAN is encoded by the coding sequence ATGCAAAAAGTAGATCCATTCTATGCTTTGGCAGATCCGAATCGCCGTTATCTGCTTGAAGCGCTTAAAAAAGGCCCTCAAACGGTCAATATTTTAGCCCAAGGGTTGCCAGTCAGCCGCCCTGCGGTTTCTCAGCATCTAAAAGCACTTTTAGATTGTGGGTTTGTGAACGTAACCAATCAGGGTACACGTCGATATTACTCGATTAGCCAAGATGGTTTTGGTAAACTAAGTGCATGGCTCGACCAATTCAGGGTCGAACCAGCTAATTAA
- the purE gene encoding 5-(carboxyamino)imidazole ribonucleotide mutase has translation MGSQSDWPTMKHAADVLDDLGIEYDARIVSAHRTPDRMYDFAKSAKDEGFKVIIAGAGGAAHLPGMVASLTSLPVLGVPVESKALSGQDSLLSIVQMPGGIPVGTLAIGKAGAKNAGLMAAAILATSNSDIDARLETWRENNSASIALKPVDDA, from the coding sequence ATGGGCAGTCAATCTGACTGGCCAACCATGAAACACGCCGCAGATGTGTTAGATGACCTTGGTATCGAGTATGATGCACGCATCGTATCTGCTCACCGAACACCTGACCGTATGTATGATTTCGCTAAAAGCGCTAAGGACGAAGGTTTTAAAGTCATTATCGCCGGAGCAGGTGGCGCAGCTCATCTACCGGGCATGGTCGCCTCTCTAACATCGTTGCCTGTTCTAGGTGTTCCAGTGGAAAGCAAAGCGCTTTCCGGGCAAGATAGCCTTTTATCTATTGTGCAGATGCCAGGTGGCATTCCTGTTGGCACATTGGCAATTGGTAAAGCAGGTGCAAAAAATGCTGGCCTTATGGCGGCAGCCATTCTTGCTACATCAAACAGCGATATTGACGCGCGGCTGGAGACCTGGCGCGAAAATAACTCCGCATCGATCGCACTTAAACCAGTGGATGACGCATGA
- a CDS encoding DUF465 domain-containing protein, whose protein sequence is MSSEAHLASLEEKHHALEAELDTLMNSPRPQEELVIDLKRRKLKLKDRIEQFRSTKH, encoded by the coding sequence ATGTCATCTGAAGCACATCTTGCGTCACTTGAGGAAAAACACCATGCATTAGAGGCTGAGCTGGACACGCTTATGAATAGTCCTCGTCCGCAAGAAGAGCTCGTTATAGACTTGAAGCGACGAAAGCTGAAGCTTAAAGATCGAATTGAACAATTTCGATCTACTAAACACTAA
- a CDS encoding DUF1036 domain-containing protein — protein MSQRNLLLFVTKLSLLTFIVIANPVSKQEALADFRVCNGTQSLVGVAIGYRASEGWVSEGWWQVAPTSCETLIEGKIESRFYYIYAEDAAGGGRWGGDVNMCVSDTEFKIVGVQDCFARGFQRMGFKEYDTGRQGSWMVQLTDGREQEGNSAQ, from the coding sequence ATGTCACAGCGTAACCTACTGCTTTTTGTCACAAAGCTTTCATTGCTCACTTTTATAGTGATTGCGAATCCTGTGTCGAAGCAAGAAGCACTAGCAGATTTTAGAGTTTGCAACGGAACGCAATCTCTTGTTGGGGTTGCGATAGGATATCGAGCATCTGAAGGGTGGGTCTCAGAAGGGTGGTGGCAGGTTGCTCCAACTTCGTGTGAGACCCTGATTGAAGGAAAAATTGAATCTCGATTTTACTATATCTATGCGGAAGATGCTGCCGGGGGTGGTCGCTGGGGCGGAGACGTGAATATGTGCGTTTCTGATACCGAGTTTAAGATTGTGGGCGTTCAAGACTGTTTTGCTCGCGGTTTCCAACGTATGGGATTTAAAGAATATGACACCGGTCGTCAGGGTAGCTGGATGGTTCAGCTAACGGACGGGCGGGAACAAGAAGGAAATTCGGCTCAATGA
- a CDS encoding sulfite exporter TauE/SafE family protein: protein MQLLSDPSILIASICAVTLAGLSKGGFGGTMGMLGVPIMALVISPVQAAAILLPIYIIMDIFSLWSWRREFDLQTLKIMLPAGVVGIAIGWITAAYVSDSSVRLLVGIISVGFVANYYISKLRKRVQSTQPHRPLLGGICGTVAGFTSFIAHTGGPPYQVYTLPLGQSPRIFTGTSVRFFFIINVIKLVPYFALGQFDATNLKTSFALMPLAIISTLVGAWIVKRMRPDVFYPLMYVLMLLAGMKLLFDGLQF from the coding sequence ATGCAGCTTTTAAGCGACCCCTCTATCTTAATCGCATCAATATGTGCAGTCACTTTAGCCGGGCTTTCAAAAGGAGGTTTTGGCGGCACTATGGGCATGCTTGGCGTTCCCATCATGGCATTGGTCATATCACCGGTTCAAGCCGCAGCGATATTACTTCCAATATACATTATCATGGATATTTTTAGCCTTTGGTCTTGGCGAAGGGAATTTGATCTACAAACCCTGAAAATCATGCTTCCAGCAGGTGTAGTTGGCATTGCTATTGGTTGGATAACTGCAGCCTATGTATCAGACAGCTCTGTCCGGCTGCTTGTTGGGATAATATCGGTTGGTTTTGTTGCTAATTACTATATCTCAAAATTGCGAAAAAGAGTTCAATCCACACAACCGCATAGACCACTGTTAGGTGGAATTTGTGGAACTGTCGCAGGCTTTACGAGTTTTATCGCTCATACAGGTGGGCCACCTTATCAAGTTTACACCCTACCACTTGGCCAAAGTCCTCGTATTTTTACAGGCACCAGTGTACGATTTTTCTTCATTATCAACGTGATCAAGCTGGTTCCGTATTTCGCATTAGGTCAATTTGATGCGACGAATCTTAAGACATCTTTTGCATTGATGCCGCTCGCTATTATTTCAACTCTTGTTGGGGCATGGATTGTTAAACGTATGAGGCCGGATGTGTTTTATCCTCTCATGTATGTCCTCATGCTCTTGGCAGGAATGAAACTTTTATTTGATGGGTTACAGTTTTAA
- a CDS encoding alpha/beta hydrolase: MFEIITNGLIFSTLIFGALFIFTQIKTNEISKTYPPIGDFRDLDGTRIHYKFVKADDNSDLPALIFIHGASGNLRDQTEPFFNKLKGRANLLFIDRPGHGWSERSSEDQKFPDKQALIISKLMSALDLQNGIIVGHSFGCAVTASFALNHHEKTKALLFLAPAAYPWPGGVAWYYSLTSMPFIGWLFANTLALPSGLKRVESGSRCVFLPNIMPSNYIEKTGPSLVLRPRSFRSNAKDITALFNYLVKTWPRYKTIKSPTIIISGDKDNVVFPYIHSRGLEQHIENAELISLDNVGHKPDYAAVDIAIAAIENLSGKSKHDLKKMAAELDKELRDQQVESHSLPINY; this comes from the coding sequence TTGTTTGAAATTATTACTAATGGGTTGATATTTTCGACACTAATCTTTGGCGCTTTGTTTATCTTTACGCAAATAAAAACAAACGAAATATCAAAAACCTATCCGCCCATCGGAGATTTTAGGGATCTTGATGGAACACGTATTCACTACAAATTTGTCAAAGCTGATGACAACTCCGACCTCCCTGCCTTAATATTCATCCACGGGGCAAGCGGGAACTTACGTGACCAAACGGAACCTTTCTTTAATAAACTAAAGGGCCGTGCTAATCTTCTTTTCATTGATCGACCCGGACACGGCTGGTCAGAACGCAGTTCCGAAGACCAAAAATTTCCGGACAAACAAGCACTTATTATCTCAAAATTAATGAGTGCACTAGATTTACAGAATGGAATTATCGTGGGGCATTCGTTCGGTTGTGCCGTCACAGCCAGTTTTGCACTCAACCATCATGAAAAAACCAAGGCTCTGCTGTTCCTGGCGCCTGCGGCATACCCTTGGCCTGGCGGTGTCGCTTGGTATTACAGCTTAACAAGCATGCCGTTTATAGGCTGGCTTTTTGCCAATACACTCGCCCTGCCCTCCGGCTTAAAACGTGTCGAAAGCGGTTCTAGATGTGTGTTTTTGCCCAATATAATGCCATCTAACTATATTGAGAAAACCGGACCTTCACTTGTTCTTCGCCCACGGTCCTTTAGATCAAATGCTAAAGATATTACCGCGTTATTCAACTACCTTGTCAAAACATGGCCAAGATATAAAACCATCAAATCTCCAACGATTATAATCAGTGGAGATAAAGATAATGTCGTCTTCCCCTATATCCATTCCAGAGGACTAGAGCAGCACATAGAAAACGCCGAACTTATTTCACTTGACAATGTTGGGCACAAGCCAGATTACGCAGCGGTAGATATTGCCATAGCCGCCATTGAAAACTTGAGCGGCAAATCTAAACATGATCTAAAAAAAATGGCCGCTGAGCTTGATAAAGAACTCCGCGACCAACAAGTTGAAAGTCATTCACTTCCGATCAACTACTAG
- the pyk gene encoding pyruvate kinase, translating into MRRKRKVKILATLGPASSDEATIKRLYEAGADVFRINMSHSSHEVLNDLISKIRKVEKKCGRPIGILADIQGPKLRVGTFVDGSVELEVGQSFKLDGDETPGNKTRVYLPHPEILQSVKDGDRLLIDDGRLQLKATKCDGKTIETVVVSGTKISNKKGVSLPDTDLAVGALTPKDRSDLGAIMENGSVDWIALSFIQRPEDLIEVRDIVGKDVCLMSKIEKPQALDQIDEIIELSDAIMVARGDLGVEMPIESVPGIQKQLIRSCRRKGKPVVVATQMLESMITAPVPTRAEVSDVATAVFEGADAVMLSAESAAGDYPVEAVLTMASIARGVEHDPTYLSIIHAQRAAPDETAADAISLAARQTAETLDLPVIVCYTSSGATGIRASRERPNTPIIALTPVLQTARRMTIVWAVHPVVTATAKDLDDMVDRACRISEDEGFAKSGDQVIITAGVPLGRVGTTNMLRIANVGDVC; encoded by the coding sequence ATGAGACGTAAGCGGAAAGTCAAAATATTAGCAACACTCGGACCAGCATCTTCGGATGAGGCAACCATTAAGCGGTTATACGAAGCTGGTGCAGATGTGTTTAGAATAAACATGAGCCATTCAAGCCATGAAGTCTTAAATGACCTTATTAGTAAGATCAGAAAAGTTGAAAAAAAGTGTGGTCGCCCTATCGGAATTCTAGCCGATATTCAGGGGCCGAAGTTACGGGTCGGAACGTTTGTTGATGGTTCTGTTGAACTGGAAGTTGGCCAATCTTTTAAACTTGATGGCGATGAAACACCCGGTAATAAAACGCGCGTTTATCTTCCTCACCCAGAGATTTTACAATCTGTGAAAGATGGTGACAGGCTTCTTATCGATGATGGTCGATTGCAGCTTAAAGCAACTAAATGCGACGGGAAGACAATCGAAACTGTTGTGGTAAGCGGCACGAAGATTTCCAATAAAAAAGGTGTAAGCCTTCCTGATACTGACCTTGCTGTTGGTGCACTCACACCAAAAGACCGTTCTGATCTGGGTGCGATTATGGAAAATGGTTCAGTTGACTGGATTGCCTTATCATTTATCCAACGTCCGGAAGACCTAATTGAAGTGCGTGACATCGTTGGTAAAGATGTTTGCCTCATGTCAAAGATTGAAAAGCCACAAGCGCTGGATCAAATTGATGAAATCATCGAATTATCTGACGCAATCATGGTTGCTCGTGGTGACCTGGGCGTCGAGATGCCTATTGAATCTGTACCGGGTATTCAAAAACAATTGATACGCAGCTGTCGCCGCAAAGGTAAACCTGTTGTTGTTGCAACGCAAATGCTTGAATCTATGATTACTGCACCTGTACCAACACGTGCAGAAGTTTCTGATGTTGCGACTGCGGTGTTTGAAGGTGCTGATGCTGTTATGTTGTCTGCAGAATCTGCTGCGGGTGATTATCCTGTAGAAGCTGTTTTGACTATGGCCTCAATTGCACGTGGGGTAGAGCATGACCCGACATATTTGAGCATTATTCACGCGCAACGGGCTGCGCCCGATGAGACTGCGGCTGATGCTATCTCGCTGGCTGCGCGGCAAACTGCTGAGACTTTGGATTTACCTGTTATAGTCTGCTATACATCGTCGGGTGCTACTGGTATCCGCGCATCTCGCGAGAGACCAAATACGCCAATTATAGCGCTAACACCTGTTCTTCAAACCGCTCGCCGAATGACAATTGTCTGGGCAGTGCATCCAGTTGTGACAGCGACTGCTAAAGATTTGGATGATATGGTGGACCGTGCATGTCGCATTTCGGAAGATGAGGGATTTGCAAAATCTGGTGATCAGGTAATTATTACTGCTGGCGTTCCATTGGGCCGTGTCGGAACGACAAACATGCTACGCATCGCTAATGTGGGCGATGTTTGCTAA
- a CDS encoding thiamine phosphate synthase, translated as MNMPLDRCRLVLITPDIKDISALEDTVSSALRGGDVASVIIPQRDLNEHEFQDMTSVLVPIIQKAGAAALVAGDTRVMGRCKADGIHVTGNVDDLYDAVERFSPEKIVGGGNAKDRHSSLSMGDTQPDYLFFGKLDGDIKSEPHPKNIKLGQWWSEFVEIPCIVMGGTDIESALEIANVGCDFLALNLAIFSKPTESAIKVAEINALLDEKAPRFETN; from the coding sequence ATGAATATGCCACTCGACCGTTGCAGATTAGTTTTGATAACTCCGGACATAAAGGATATTTCAGCACTTGAAGACACTGTTTCGTCCGCATTACGTGGTGGTGATGTCGCATCCGTCATAATTCCGCAGCGCGATCTTAATGAGCATGAATTTCAGGACATGACATCCGTTCTTGTGCCTATTATTCAAAAGGCTGGAGCTGCTGCACTCGTTGCTGGAGATACCCGTGTTATGGGGCGTTGCAAGGCTGATGGCATTCATGTCACCGGAAATGTGGATGATCTTTACGATGCTGTTGAGCGCTTTTCTCCTGAAAAAATTGTTGGTGGTGGGAATGCGAAGGATCGCCATAGTTCATTGTCTATGGGAGATACACAACCTGATTATTTGTTTTTCGGCAAGTTGGATGGTGATATTAAATCGGAACCACACCCCAAAAACATTAAACTTGGGCAATGGTGGTCCGAATTTGTCGAGATTCCTTGTATCGTTATGGGTGGAACCGATATTGAATCGGCATTGGAAATTGCGAATGTTGGATGTGATTTTTTGGCGCTTAATTTGGCAATTTTCTCTAAACCAACCGAAAGCGCGATAAAGGTAGCGGAAATAAATGCGTTGCTTGACGAAAAAGCGCCACGATTTGAAACTAATTAG
- a CDS encoding 5-(carboxyamino)imidazole ribonucleotide synthase: MNTNTLKPNSTIGIIGGGQLGRMLAMAAAQLGFKTIILEPDPNAPAAQVANDQIMAAYDDEIALESLSQQCDVITYEFENVPASAVEMLEDVSKVYPGSKALKISQDRLLEKENAVAIGATPAKFFKVNTIDDLRSGLKEIGYPAILKTRRMGYDGKGQMRIDSDNDVIEAFGAMNGQDAILEAFISFSCEVSVIAARSQGGTFSSFDIAENVHQNHILDTSTIPAKIHDNVAIKATEIAKKIADNLDYVGVFAVEFFVEDAKTANFSLYVNEIAPRVHNSGHWTEAACAVSQFEQHIRAISGLTLGDPSRHSDCVMRNLIGDDVNDLPALCEKSNAKIHLYGKLEARAGRKMGHVTYITPKS; the protein is encoded by the coding sequence ATGAATACAAATACATTGAAGCCAAATTCAACTATTGGAATTATTGGTGGTGGCCAATTAGGACGCATGCTTGCAATGGCAGCTGCTCAGCTTGGGTTTAAGACAATTATATTAGAGCCGGATCCAAATGCACCTGCAGCGCAGGTTGCCAATGATCAAATCATGGCTGCATATGATGATGAAATAGCACTTGAAAGCCTATCTCAGCAATGTGATGTCATCACCTATGAGTTTGAAAACGTGCCTGCGTCCGCGGTCGAAATGTTGGAAGATGTTTCAAAAGTTTATCCCGGCTCCAAAGCCCTAAAAATTTCGCAAGATCGATTGCTTGAAAAAGAAAATGCTGTTGCGATTGGCGCAACGCCTGCAAAATTCTTCAAGGTCAACACAATTGACGATCTGCGGTCTGGCCTGAAAGAAATCGGCTATCCCGCGATCTTGAAAACCAGACGAATGGGCTATGATGGCAAAGGCCAGATGCGTATAGATTCTGACAATGACGTCATTGAAGCATTTGGCGCCATGAATGGTCAAGATGCCATACTAGAAGCATTCATCTCATTTAGTTGCGAAGTTTCGGTCATAGCAGCACGCTCACAAGGCGGTACTTTTTCAAGTTTTGATATCGCTGAGAATGTTCATCAGAATCATATTCTTGATACATCAACAATTCCGGCAAAAATTCATGATAATGTTGCGATCAAAGCAACAGAAATTGCAAAAAAGATTGCAGATAATCTGGATTATGTTGGTGTTTTCGCAGTCGAATTCTTTGTAGAAGACGCAAAGACTGCTAATTTTTCACTATATGTGAATGAAATTGCACCACGCGTACACAATTCTGGCCACTGGACGGAAGCTGCATGTGCCGTATCTCAGTTTGAGCAGCATATACGGGCAATTTCAGGCCTCACACTCGGTGATCCCAGCCGTCATAGTGATTGTGTTATGCGAAATTTGATCGGGGATGATGTGAATGACCTGCCAGCTTTGTGTGAAAAATCAAATGCCAAAATACATCTGTACGGAAAATTAGAAGCACGTGCCGGACGCAAAATGGGACATGTAACTTATATAACACCAAAGTCGTGA
- a CDS encoding DUF465 domain-containing protein: MSEQEQAHIKMQIAKLRHEHEDYDIAINAMIKTGSDAISIQRMKKKKLAIKDKLTQFEDQIIPDIIA; encoded by the coding sequence ATGTCTGAGCAAGAACAAGCCCATATAAAAATGCAAATCGCAAAACTGCGCCATGAGCATGAGGACTACGATATTGCCATTAATGCGATGATAAAAACAGGTAGTGATGCAATTTCTATTCAACGTATGAAAAAGAAAAAACTTGCTATAAAAGACAAGCTCACACAATTCGAAGATCAAATCATTCCCGATATTATCGCCTAA
- a CDS encoding DUF2312 domain-containing protein: MSDSIASGQLRAFIERIERLEEEKKTIADDVKEVYGEAKSMGYDTKVIRKVVAIRKLDQNERMEQEAVLDTYLAALGMLPSEEDAAAAE, encoded by the coding sequence ATGTCAGATAGCATAGCGAGCGGACAACTTCGTGCATTCATCGAACGTATCGAGCGACTTGAAGAAGAAAAAAAGACAATAGCTGATGACGTCAAAGAAGTTTACGGCGAAGCTAAATCCATGGGTTATGATACAAAAGTTATCCGTAAAGTGGTTGCAATTCGTAAGCTTGATCAGAATGAACGTATGGAGCAAGAAGCAGTTTTAGATACATATCTGGCAGCACTTGGCATGTTACCATCTGAAGAAGATGCTGCGGCCGCAGAATAA
- a CDS encoding tetratricopeptide repeat protein: protein MRNLTHLFSVLAIAPIILTGPAHNIVAHAQTTASIPETSKSLAKPKATKTRVEKLDSLFTELKKESDQRKAKILASQIAMNWTSSGSHTANALMAWAQQAMKSGQHNKALELLDQVIALVPDYSEGWNRRATLHYMMRNHAKSMADIEQTLALEPRHFGALSGMASILASRGNDDKALKVYEHVLSIYPANRTAQASIIKLTQKLEKSEI, encoded by the coding sequence ATGCGTAATTTGACACACCTATTTTCTGTGCTAGCAATTGCGCCGATCATCTTAACCGGACCGGCGCACAATATCGTTGCGCACGCTCAGACTACAGCGTCAATTCCCGAAACAAGTAAATCCCTGGCAAAACCAAAAGCAACAAAAACACGCGTCGAGAAGCTTGATTCCCTATTTACCGAATTGAAAAAGGAATCGGATCAGCGCAAAGCGAAAATCCTTGCCTCGCAAATTGCCATGAACTGGACCAGCTCAGGTAGCCACACAGCCAATGCCCTTATGGCTTGGGCTCAACAGGCCATGAAAAGCGGACAACACAACAAAGCCCTTGAACTATTAGACCAAGTCATCGCACTTGTGCCAGACTATTCAGAGGGCTGGAACAGGCGCGCGACACTTCATTACATGATGCGAAATCACGCCAAATCCATGGCCGACATTGAACAAACGTTGGCGCTTGAGCCTCGCCATTTTGGTGCTCTTAGCGGAATGGCCTCTATCTTGGCCAGCCGCGGAAACGATGACAAAGCATTAAAAGTTTACGAACACGTCTTATCCATTTATCCTGCGAATAGAACTGCGCAAGCAAGTATCATTAAGCTTACGCAGAAACTTGAAAAAAGTGAAATCTAG